In Pelagicoccus sp. SDUM812003, the genomic stretch GGACATGCTTGGCCTGTCCAAGGCCCTTTCGCGCGAAGTGGAAGTGGGCGAAACTCTTTCCGTGAAGCTGGTCAAGATCGGCAAGGAGGACAGCCAGGGGGTGGGGTATCTGGAGGACGGCTCCATGGTCGTGGTCAACAACGGAGCCGATCTGGTCGGAAGCACCGTTTTGATCGAGGTCGACAGCATCATACCCACCAGCGGCGGCCGCATGGTGTTCGGCAAGATGCTCGGCGAAGCGAATTAGGCGTTTCGAACGCTCGCTCGCTGGCGATCGGGCAGGAGCAGAGCGGTTGGCGGGTTTCGCATCCAATATTCGCTCCGCTTATAAAAGCGGGGAAATGAGGCTTGCATCGCTAATGACTTGGCTAGAATCGGGGTGGCTGCTGGAAAGCGGCGTCGGTCTTCTCTCTCAAACAAAACGCAATTCTCTGACCTATGGAGTTCTTTACGCTCGAAAACAAAAACGGCATGAAGCTGAAGCTCACCAATTTCGGTGGCATCGTATCCGAAATTCACGTACCGGACCGTGACGGAACACTGGCGGATGTGACGCTTGGCTTCGAAACCGTCGAGGAGTATCAGGACCACAACGACGCGTATTTCGGAGCGATCATCGGACGTTTTGGAAACCGAATCGGGGACTGCTCATTTTGCCTGGACGGAACGTATGTTTCCGGATTGCACGCCAACGACGGGAAAAACCACTTGCACGGCGGCAAGCGTGGTTTCGACAAGGTGGTTTGGGATGCGGAGGAGATCTCGGGTGACGGGTTCACGGGCGTGAAGCTGAGCTACCTGAGCAAGGATGGAGAGGAAGGCTATCCGGGCAATCTGCAGGCCACTGTGATCTACAAGCTCACCGATGCTAACGAGTGGGTGATCGAATACGAAGCCACTGCAGACAAGACCACGGTCTACAATCCGACCAATCACGCCTATTTCAACCTCGCCGGTCATGCTGGCCCCTCGCCGCTGGATCACGAGCTGCAGATCAATTCGGAGTTCTACACCGCGACCGATGACGGCGGCATTCCTACGGGAGCGATCGTACCGGTAGCGGGCTGTGGCATGGATTTTCGCCAAGCCAAGGCGATCGGTCAGGATGTGGACGAAGCAGGGGTGGTATCGTCCCGCGGCGGCTTCGATCACAACTGGGTCATCGACAAGAGGCCCGACGAGTTCGCTCTGGCCGCTACCGCTTGGGATCCGAAGTCAGGACGCGAGATGAAGGTCTACACCACTGAGCCAGGTGTTCAGTTCTATTCGGGCAACTTTCTCGATGGCTCGCTGAAGGGAAAAGGTGGAACGGTCTACCAAAAGCGCAGCGGCTTCTGTCTGGAGACGCAGCACTTTCCGAATTCGCCCAACATCGGCCATTTCCCGACGACGACCTTGCGCCCGGGAGAGGTTTTTAAGTCGAAGACGGTATACGCGTTCGGCGTTCGCTAGGCGAAACGGTTTCGGAAGTAGCAGGATTTTTGATACACGACGCGCCTCGCTGGAGGCGCGTCCCTTTTTTCTCCGACCGAGGCATCCTACGAGATGAGGGTGATTTTTCGCTCGTCGCCCCGGGCATCGAAGCGAAGGGTATGGGTAATGGTCCAAGGAATGAACGCCAGCTTGCTGGGCCATTCGATGGCGAGGCAGAACGGAGGCGCGATCAGCTCTTCCAGCATCAGTTCCTCCCAGATCTCGGGCGACTTCTCCAGGCGATAGGCGTCCATGTGGGCCAGCTGCCGATCGCCTTGGTATAGATTGTAGATATTGAAGGTCGGGCTCGTGATGGGCTCTTGGATACGCCAGCGCTCTGCTAGGCCTTTCACGAAAGTGGTTTTTCCGGCTCCCAGATCGCCTTCCAATGCCAGCACTGCCTCCTCGGGGAGAACGGTCGCCAGATTGCGGGCGATTTCGATCGTTTCTTCCGCTTGGGATGTGACGATGCCCCGAGCCAGCTTATCTAAGATGTTCATAGCCTGAAACGTGAAGCGAGTCTGGGGCGTTGATGAGTTTGAGAGGGCTTTCCTCGGAACCGCTTCCCAAGGCGTCGAAGGTGCCGATGCGGGTAAGTGGCGTATCGAAATTCCCACTCCAAGCGGCTTCGAATTCCCGAAGATCCGCCTTTGGGTCCAGGGCGAAGAGAAGCTCGTAGTCCTCGCCATCGTTGAACGCATGGTGGAATTTCGTGTGTCCGGAATCCTTCGACGTTCGAATCGCGTCGTCGGAAATCGGAAGCAAAGCGCAGTCGATGCTGCATCCAGTAGTTGGAGACAGGATGTTCTTGAGGTCTTTTCCAAGTCCGTCGCTCAGGTCCGTGCAGGAGAGACAGGCGCCGCTTCGGGCTAGCCATCGACCTTCCTCCAGTCTCGGTTCGAAGTCGTAGTGCTTGCAGAGTCGCGTTCCTCCGATGGCCCCGGATACGTAGAGTGGACTCCCTGGCTGCGCTCGGTGGCGGAGCAAACCGGGGTGCCCGGGCTCGGTTTCGCCGATCAAGGTGAGGAATGCTCCGAGGAACCCGTCGGATCCGGAAATGTCGCCGCCTACGATTTGAAACCGATAGCGTCTTCCGAGCTTGGAGAGCGTTTCGTAGAAACGCTGTATCCACGCGATCGAGACGTTTTGCGGAAGGGCTAGGCTGACGGTGGCGATGCGCGGCGTTCCTCCCATGGCGGCCACGTCGCTGAGGTTTCGTTTGGCGAGTTTGCCCGCGGTCTGCTCGGGCGAGAGCTGGTCATCGAAGTGGTAGCCATAGATGACCGGGTCGGTGGTGACGAGCTGCCGCACGTCGTTTCGACTTGGTTGGAAGCGGGCGCAGTCGTCGCCGATGCCCTCGGGTGGGGCGGGATTCGCGTCGCCCAGCCAGTCGCGGATCCGCTTGATGAGTTCGACTTCGCCGAGCGTGGCGATGGATTGGTGGGTATCTGAGGTGAAGGGGCTCACGTGACGTCGGGAAAGAGCAGGATGATAAACAGGTTGATGGTATTGAAAACGGCGTGCAGCACCACAGCGGAGAGCAAGGAGCCGGACTCTCGATAGGCGAGCGCCAGGGTGACGCCGATCACGAAAAGGGGAGCGAAACTGTAGAGGTTGAAGTGGATCAGAGCGAAGAGGGCGGCGGAAATGGCCGTGGCGGCGGTCAGGGGGAATCTGTGGTGGAGAAATCGGAAGATCGCCCCCCGAAACACCAGCTCCTCGCACACCGGGGCGACCAGCACGATCATGGTGTAGATCATGGTTCTCTCGGCCAAAGAGCCTCCCTCTTGCACCAGACGGATCGGGTCTTGGGTCACCTGCTCGAAGCCCAACCCCTGCAGGACCACTTTCCAGATCAGGTTCACTCCAATCATAACCGGATAGGAGATGGCCAGCCACTTGAGTCCGATGAGGGCGGAGCGGCGGACCGACTTCACTTGTGACGGGCGGGAGGCGCTTTCCTGGTGCTGATGGCGGGTGATCAGGATGAACGCGGCGAAGGCCGCCACCATGCCCAGCTGGGTGCCGAGATTTCCGGCGAGGAAGACGATCAGCGGCGGGTCGCTTCCTTCTTCGGTCGGTCCCACGGCCCAATGGGCTATTTTCGCCGCCAAAGCCGAGACGACCACCATGCTGGAAAAGAGCAGGGCGATGAAGATGCCAAAGTCGGCGGCGCCGATGTTCCATCTGGGAAGGGCGTTGGCGGCGGCGTCCGTGAGTTTCTGTTCGGTGGAATCGGCGATCATGGAAAAGACGTCCATGAAGGAATGCAGATGCGAGCGCGGGGCGAGTTCAAAAACGTGTTAACCGACCTCGGATTCGGCGGGCGAAGGGAGCTTTTTGCATGACAATCCGCGTTCTTGCTCTATGGAAGGTCGGTTTCGCCATGAATGACGTCGCCAAGAAACGCGCTTGCCTGCACACCCTCGGCTGCCGCTTGAACCAGTCGGAAACGCTGCTGATTCAGCAGGGACTGGAGCAGCGTGGCTACGAGATCGTGCCCTTCGGCGAGCCCGCGGATCTCGGCATCATCAACACCTGCACCGTGACCAACCTGGCCGACTCGAAATGCCGGCAGACCATCCGGCAGTTCGTTCGAAGGAACCCCGAAGCCTACACGGCGGTGATCGGCTGCTACTCGCAAATGGGAGCCAAGGAGATCGCCGAAATTGGCGGTGTCGACTTGATCATCGGCAACCAGGAGAAGATGAGCGTGATCGACTACGTCGGCCAGGAGAAGAACGAGAAGCCGGTCATCATCCGCGAACGCATCAGCAAGGAGGATTTCTCCATTCGGAACTTTGGCGATGTGCCTTTCAACCAGCGGGCCAACCTGAAGATCCAGGACGGCTGCAGTTTCGTGTGCAGTTTCTGCATCATCCCCTTCGCTCGCGGCGCGGCCCGGGCTCGGGACATGGAAAATCTGCTGGAAGAGGCGCGCCTCAAGGCGTCGCAGGGGATTCGCGAGATCGTGATCACCGGCGTCAACATCGGCACCTACGAGACGAAGCGTGGCGGGCTGCTCGCCGTTTTGGAAAAGCTCAACGCGATTCCCGGCATCGATCGCATCCGCATCAGCAGCATCGAGCCGACCACCATCCCGACGGAGCTGTTCGCGTTGATGAACGATCCGCAGCACGCTTTGCTGCCGTTTTTTCACATACCGCTGCAGAGCGGTTGCGACAAGGTTCTGCGGGAAATGCGTCGCAAGTATACGATTTCTGAATACCTGGAGTTTCTTCACCTCGCTCACGACAGCGTGCCCGGCTGCTACATTGGCACCGATATCATGGTGGGGTTTTCCGGCGAAACGGACGAGGAGTTCCAGGAAACCTGTCAGGTGTTTTTGGAGAATCCCTTCGATTTCTGTCACGTGTTTTCCTACTCCGAGCGACAGGGCACGGTGGCAGCCCGGCGCGAGGATCAGGTGCCGATTCCCGAGCGCGCCCGGCGCAGCGCCTACTTGAGGCGCTTGTCAGCGAAGAAGCGCTACGACTTCTACGAGTCCCATCTCGGCAAGGAGATGCGGGTGCTCTTCGAAAACCCGAAGCCGGATAGCTGGCCGAGCTATACTGACAACTACATTCGCGTGGTGGTCCCGCGCGAGGGCGAACGGGCAGTGGATAAGGGCCTGGACTTGGCCAACCGTTGCGGGCGGGTGCGTCTGAGAACGCTCGCCGCCGACTACGTCGAGGGCGAGCTGCTGGAGATGCTGGATTGAAATGTTGGGGCGGAAGTCTCGCGACTTCCGCTACGTAGCAAGCTCTTGTCTTTTTGGGGTTGTGACTCATCTGAGGCCCGGTCTAAAGTCGCGCCGAAGGAAAACTTTTGCGAGAGGTAGGGCTTATCTTGTATCCTCAGTTCCAGACGCGCTTGGTCGAGGTGGTCGTTTTGGTGGCATGAGAGGCGGAATCGGCACAGGTGTATTCCTAGCTTTGCGAGGAAGCCCTCGATAGGGGATTGGGGTGGGAGCGGGCTTGCTTGGGAGCTGCGAAGGGAATCGTCGAGTAGCAGATTAGTGGCAGAGTTCGGCTTTCGTCCGATCATTAGTATCCACGCTTCGGTGACAAGTATTCGGTCCTCATGGTTTCGAGTGGTAAAAACGCGGCTGAATCCGGATGCGATGATCAAGCGTTTCGGAAGCCCTCGGAGGCATCGGTGGATCTTGTGGCCGATTGAACGGAGCTTCGATGAGGGAATAGCCGTCCCCAATTGATCGATACGTGAGACGAGCGGATTGAGGCGTACCGACAGTCGCGGATGGGCTACGGGTAGCTCATGCCCGTTTCCGATATGGAAACGCTGGGAGCGATAGTTGGTTGCGGTGACGACAAATCTCATTTCGTCCACGCCTAACTCGAGGGCTTTTCGTTGGGCGAGTAGAATCTCCGCATCGGTGTCGTTGAATTCGAATAGGATGTATTTCCAGATGACCTTGGTAGCGGGCGATCTCCGCTTCGCCTCCTCAATGAATCGGAATACCTTCTCGAGTTTGCCGTTGATACGATAGCGTTGGTAGTTCGCCTGAATCGCTCCGTCTCAAGAAACCACGATGTCCTCCACGAAAGAGACGCCGATGGTTCGTTGAAAGTCGTAGTTGGCGTTGGTGATGACCCGTTGACGTGTTTTTGGATAATAGTGGCGAACTAGCCCCGACAATTTAGAAAAGTCGGAGTGGAGCAACGGATCGCCTTGGCCTGCCCATTCCACGTAGTCGATCGAGTATCCTTCGCGCCGAAAGCCGCTCAAAACCCGCTCCAACAGAGATAGCGGCATGGTCCGATCTCCCTTTCGTCTGCCAAGTTGTTCACGATTTCCGCAGGCCGGACAGAGGAGCGAACAATGCATGGTAGGCTCGATTTGAAGTTTGCGGATTTTTTTGCGTAGCAGATTCGAATGCCACTGACGTGGTTGCAGGTGTGCGCAGGCTCGGCAGGTTTCGCCCCAAGGAAGTTGGCCGTTCTCGGCAGCCGTTCGGATTTTTATGAAGTTTTCGTTCCGAAAAAAGTCCGTAGGCGACCATGGCGAATCCGAATTCTCGATGATCCCTAGGGTAAGGTGCTCGCCCACATCGTCTTCGCACGGGACCTCTCCATTTGGCTTGAGGTAGAAGCTGTCAAGAATGTCGCAGTGCACGGGTGGAAGAGATCGCGAGGTCGCCAATGGCCGGCAATGAAAAACCGCGCTCGGTTTCGGCGCGGTTTGGTGATTGGCGAGTGTGGCTCGTTAGCGATTGTTTGGCAGGATCTCGACTTCGTAGCCGTCGGGGTCGGTGATGAAGGCCATGTCGAAGCCCTCCTTTTCCTTCCAGTTGCCCGGCCAGACTTCCACGCCGTCGTCTTCGAGCTTTTGGCAGAAGGCCTTGATGTCGTCCACGCCGATGCAGGTGTGCATCAGGTCTTCGGGGAACTCGACCTTGAAGTCCGGCGAGTAGGTGAGCTCCAGCATGTGCTCGTTGCCCGGAAGTTGCAGGTGCACGATCTGGTTGCCCTGCGGGCTGGTGTTGGGGCCTTTGAAGACTTCGAATCCGCAATGCTTGCAGTAGAAGTCCATGGACTTCTGCAGGTCGGCGACACGTATGCGAGTGTGTAGGAACTTGATCATAGGACTCTGTTTAACCGGAGCTGCTCGTCTGCGACAAGCATGGATCCGCGATGCGTTTGTAAGAACGGCGAATCGTCACGAAAGAGCGCTGATGGAGGGGTGTTTGCAGAGGCAGAGCTCTTCGACTTTCGGGAGGCGCGGCCTTAGGCGCTTATCGAGTCGGTGAGCTCTGCCTCTCTTCGGGAGAAGGACGGCTCCTCCTCTCGCTCGGCCGCGCTGAAAAGGTTGGTGGTGGCGAAGTCCACCGGCACCAGTCGGCAATTGGTCTCGATGAGTCGATAGGCGTCTGGCTCCGAACTTTCCTGAAGATAGAACGAGCAGAGCTTGAAGCTGTCGGTGGTGGCCGCAGTGAGGCTGATGCGATCCATGCGCGGCCTGCCGATGGGAGAGGGAAGCTCCTCCTGATAGTTCTTTGGCTCGCGATGAATTAGGATGTAGGCGATGGCTTCGCATTGCTCCAGCCACGCGTTGATAGCGGAGTTCAGATTCGGCAGAGAAATGTCGAAGGAGTGAGCGAGAAAGCGGTCGTGTATCGAATAAGCAATGACAACGATCGTATCTTCGCTCTCCGGGATGAAGTCGCGAGAGCGACATTCGCAGAAGCGACGTCCGGTCTGAATCAGCTGCCCGAGAATCATGAAAAAAGACTAGCGAATTTCGTCGAATAAGAAAGCGCTTTTGGACGATTTTGACGGAATAAATCCCGCCTGCTTGCGGGCAGGACGAGGGAGCTAGGGAAGGCGCTTACCGGAGTCTACGGTGAGCGTTCGGACTGCAGCCTGCGGAGCTTTTCCTCCACCATTTCCAGACTCTCCACATGGACTTGCGGCCGACCTTGGAAGTTGCTTCGAATCAGGTCTTGATCGGCCAGAGCGTCGATGGCGAAACCGAGTCCATGGCATTGCAAGCAGACCGGGCGTATCATCTTTTCGTTGGGGCGCAGCGTTTCGTTCTGGTTGTGCAGGACGCGGTTGGAAACCTCTCCGAACTCGTTGCGCTCGACGCGTGGGAAATGGCAGGTGGCGCAGGAAACGCCGCTATCGGGCGGCCCTTCGCCCGCGAGTTCCTTGGTCCAAAGCTCGGCGTGCAGCGATCCGCGATAGTTGTTCACATGTTCGCTATCGTGACAGCTGATGCAGGCTTGCCTTGAAGCGAACTGCACGTCCGAGCTGTGGGCGTCATGGCAAGCGACGCAGCTGAGCTCCTTGTGCGCTGCCGATTGGTGCATGGGGATTTCGGCTAGGGCGGGCGTCATGGGACTCAATCCAGCGGCCAGCCTCATACCATGCATGCTCTCGAGAAAGGTCTCGGTCTCGTAGTCGTGACAGCTCTGGCAGGCGGCGAAACCGGGTTTTT encodes the following:
- the tsaE gene encoding tRNA (adenosine(37)-N6)-threonylcarbamoyltransferase complex ATPase subunit type 1 TsaE is translated as MNILDKLARGIVTSQAEETIEIARNLATVLPEEAVLALEGDLGAGKTTFVKGLAERWRIQEPITSPTFNIYNLYQGDRQLAHMDAYRLEKSPEIWEELMLEELIAPPFCLAIEWPSKLAFIPWTITHTLRFDARGDERKITLIS
- a CDS encoding VOC family protein gives rise to the protein MIKFLHTRIRVADLQKSMDFYCKHCGFEVFKGPNTSPQGNQIVHLQLPGNEHMLELTYSPDFKVEFPEDLMHTCIGVDDIKAFCQKLEDDGVEVWPGNWKEKEGFDMAFITDPDGYEVEILPNNR
- the mtaB gene encoding tRNA (N(6)-L-threonylcarbamoyladenosine(37)-C(2))-methylthiotransferase MtaB; this encodes MTIRVLALWKVGFAMNDVAKKRACLHTLGCRLNQSETLLIQQGLEQRGYEIVPFGEPADLGIINTCTVTNLADSKCRQTIRQFVRRNPEAYTAVIGCYSQMGAKEIAEIGGVDLIIGNQEKMSVIDYVGQEKNEKPVIIRERISKEDFSIRNFGDVPFNQRANLKIQDGCSFVCSFCIIPFARGAARARDMENLLEEARLKASQGIREIVITGVNIGTYETKRGGLLAVLEKLNAIPGIDRIRISSIEPTTIPTELFALMNDPQHALLPFFHIPLQSGCDKVLREMRRKYTISEYLEFLHLAHDSVPGCYIGTDIMVGFSGETDEEFQETCQVFLENPFDFCHVFSYSERQGTVAARREDQVPIPERARRSAYLRRLSAKKRYDFYESHLGKEMRVLFENPKPDSWPSYTDNYIRVVVPREGERAVDKGLDLANRCGRVRLRTLAADYVEGELLEMLD
- a CDS encoding aldose epimerase family protein, yielding MEFFTLENKNGMKLKLTNFGGIVSEIHVPDRDGTLADVTLGFETVEEYQDHNDAYFGAIIGRFGNRIGDCSFCLDGTYVSGLHANDGKNHLHGGKRGFDKVVWDAEEISGDGFTGVKLSYLSKDGEEGYPGNLQATVIYKLTDANEWVIEYEATADKTTVYNPTNHAYFNLAGHAGPSPLDHELQINSEFYTATDDGGIPTGAIVPVAGCGMDFRQAKAIGQDVDEAGVVSSRGGFDHNWVIDKRPDEFALAATAWDPKSGREMKVYTTEPGVQFYSGNFLDGSLKGKGGTVYQKRSGFCLETQHFPNSPNIGHFPTTTLRPGEVFKSKTVYAFGVR
- a CDS encoding thiamine-phosphate kinase is translated as MSPFTSDTHQSIATLGEVELIKRIRDWLGDANPAPPEGIGDDCARFQPSRNDVRQLVTTDPVIYGYHFDDQLSPEQTAGKLAKRNLSDVAAMGGTPRIATVSLALPQNVSIAWIQRFYETLSKLGRRYRFQIVGGDISGSDGFLGAFLTLIGETEPGHPGLLRHRAQPGSPLYVSGAIGGTRLCKHYDFEPRLEEGRWLARSGACLSCTDLSDGLGKDLKNILSPTTGCSIDCALLPISDDAIRTSKDSGHTKFHHAFNDGEDYELLFALDPKADLREFEAAWSGNFDTPLTRIGTFDALGSGSEESPLKLINAPDSLHVSGYEHLR
- a CDS encoding type II CAAX endopeptidase family protein; translated protein: MDVFSMIADSTEQKLTDAAANALPRWNIGAADFGIFIALLFSSMVVVSALAAKIAHWAVGPTEEGSDPPLIVFLAGNLGTQLGMVAAFAAFILITRHQHQESASRPSQVKSVRRSALIGLKWLAISYPVMIGVNLIWKVVLQGLGFEQVTQDPIRLVQEGGSLAERTMIYTMIVLVAPVCEELVFRGAIFRFLHHRFPLTAATAISAALFALIHFNLYSFAPLFVIGVTLALAYRESGSLLSAVVLHAVFNTINLFIILLFPDVT